A genomic region of Phragmites australis chromosome 2, lpPhrAust1.1, whole genome shotgun sequence contains the following coding sequences:
- the LOC133909042 gene encoding TOM1-like protein 6 isoform X1 codes for MYQAGAVVRAAPAAAPNAAVRVEKATSHLLMGPDWAVNLEICDIINADIWQTKDVIKAVKKRLQNKDPKVQFYALTLLETMMKNCGEYVQFEVAEQHVLQEMVKIIQKKNDMQVRGKILLLLDSWQEAFGGPGSKYPQYHWAYLEVKTTGVVFPRRPIDAPPIFTPPTHNSQTYGSPRYAAGSLNDRMSSDVETLSLGDLNNIRNVTELLNDMVYALNPSDRMAVEGEIIADLVTQCRTNQQKLLQFVSSTGNEQLLKQGLEINDLLQSVLSKYDAIASGAPLAVEAPVRETVEAPREAPAVKASAPPIVHNDAADGEEDEFTQLAQRKNKSVVSSVDASSSTGDLALVPTDPAGSESSSSVASNALVPLDPAPSSSTESKELDMIDLLSLTLCSPTPETSTDSSTQNHNGPQQPTAPNGQQYPSPMPQYPANGQQYPSTVPQYPSNYPPQTTNQVYTPQNSSYVAPWAQTGAYPPQPPSYASGYPAAPWASTPATVDSNPFLSSAYQEPKEPPHSHVASVAQTATYAPPPVSYASPSVSYVPPATSQSIRHYSSVGSPPSNGLNVAQAKMNGNQQPKDSSVAASKPYYLPDNLFSDLIDLKGFSGGHKMGGPTTMGNSNGL; via the exons ATGTACCAGGCGGGGGCCGTGGTGAGGGCGGCGCCCGCGGCGGCGCCGAACGCGGCGGTTCGGGTGGAGAAGGCCACGAGCCACCTGCTCATGGGTCCCGACTGGGCCGTCAACCTCGAAATATGTGACATCATCAACGCCGACATCTG GCAAACAAAGGATGTGATAAAGGCAGTGAAAAAGAGATTGCAGAACAAGGACCCAAAGGTTCAATTCTATGCTTTGACG CTTTTGGAGACAATGATGAAGAACTGTGGTGAATATGTTCAGTTTGAAGTTGCTGAACAGCATGTTCTACAAGAAATGGTTAAAATTATCCAGAAGAAG AATGATATGCAAGTAAGGGGTAAGATATTATTACTTTTAGACTCCTGGCAAGAGGCATTTGGTGGACCTGGAAGTAAATACCCGCAATATCATTGGGCATATCTTGAAGTAAAG ACAACAGGTGTGGTGTTCCCAAGACGTCCTATAGATGCCCCACCAATATTTACTCCTCCTACACATAATTCTCAAACCTATGGTTCACCCAGGTATGCTGCAGGAAGTCTGAATGACAGAATGTCTTCAGATGTTGAGACTCTGAG CTTAGGGGACTTGAATAATATTCGAAATGTGACAGAGCTACTAAACGATATGGTGTATGCTTTGAACCCATCTGATCGTATG GCTGTTGAAGGTGAAATCATCGCAGATCTTGTGACCCAGTGTCGCACAAATCAACAAAAGCTTTTACAGTTTGTCAGTTCAACAGG GAACGAGCAGTTACTAAAGCAAGGACTAGAAATAAATGATCTCTTACAAAGTGTACTTTCAAAATATGATGCTATCGCCTCTGGTGCTCCTTTGGCTGTTGAAGCACCTGTGAGAGAGACAGTTGAGGCTCCTAGAGAGGCTCCTGCAGTGAAGGCATCTGCACCTCCTATTGTACATAATGATGCTGCtgatggagaagaagatgagttcACCCAGCTGGCGCAAAG GAAAAACAAATCTGTGGTAAGTAGCGTTGATGCATCATCAAGCACTGGGGACCTTGCCCTTGTACCCACTGACCCAGCAGGTTCAGAGTCCTCATCTTCTGTTGCAAGCAACGCATTGGTTCCTCTTGACCCAGCTCCCAGCAGTAGCACTGAATCAAAAGAGCTGGATATGATCGACCTTCTAAGCCTCACCTTGTGCAGCCCTACTCCTGAAACTTCTACTGATTCTTCAACACAGAATCATAATGGACCTCAGCAACCTACTGCTCCAAATGGGCAACAATATCCTTCTCCTATGCCACAATATCCAGCAAATGGGCAACAATATCCTTCTACTGTGCCACAATATCCTTCAAACTACCCGCCTCAGACAACAAACCAGGTATATACTCCACAAAACAGTAGTTATGTTGCACCTTGGGCCCAAACAGGAGCATATCCACCTCAGCCTCCATCATACGCATCTGGCTATCCAGCAGCACCATGGGCGTCTACTCCTGCAACCGTTGATTCTAATCCTTTCCTTTCGTCCGCGTACCAGGAGCCAAAGGAGCCACCGCATTCTCATGTTGCTTCTGTTGCCCAAACTGCCACCTATGCACCTCCCCCGGTTTCGTATGCCTCTCCTTCAGTGTCTTACGTACCCCCTGCAACCTCCCAGTCAATTCGACATTACAGTTCTGTGGGTTCTCCACCAAGCAATGGACTGAATGTGGCTCAAGCTAAGATGAATGGGAATCAACAACCAAAGGATTCCTCTGTCGCGGCTAGCAAACCATACTACCTACCTGATAATTTGTTCAGTGATTTGATTGACCTGAAGGGTTTCAGTGGTGGACACAAGATGGGTGGGCCCACTACCATGGGTAACTCAAATGGACTATGA
- the LOC133909042 gene encoding TOM1-like protein 7 isoform X2, with product MYQAGAVVRAAPAAAPNAAVRVEKATSHLLMGPDWAVNLEICDIINADIWQTKDVIKAVKKRLQNKDPKVQFYALTLLETMMKNCGEYVQFEVAEQHVLQEMVKIIQKKNDMQVRGKILLLLDSWQEAFGGPGSKYPQYHWAYLEVKTTGVVFPRRPIDAPPIFTPPTHNSQTYGSPSLGDLNNIRNVTELLNDMVYALNPSDRMAVEGEIIADLVTQCRTNQQKLLQFVSSTGNEQLLKQGLEINDLLQSVLSKYDAIASGAPLAVEAPVRETVEAPREAPAVKASAPPIVHNDAADGEEDEFTQLAQRKNKSVVSSVDASSSTGDLALVPTDPAGSESSSSVASNALVPLDPAPSSSTESKELDMIDLLSLTLCSPTPETSTDSSTQNHNGPQQPTAPNGQQYPSPMPQYPANGQQYPSTVPQYPSNYPPQTTNQVYTPQNSSYVAPWAQTGAYPPQPPSYASGYPAAPWASTPATVDSNPFLSSAYQEPKEPPHSHVASVAQTATYAPPPVSYASPSVSYVPPATSQSIRHYSSVGSPPSNGLNVAQAKMNGNQQPKDSSVAASKPYYLPDNLFSDLIDLKGFSGGHKMGGPTTMGNSNGL from the exons ATGTACCAGGCGGGGGCCGTGGTGAGGGCGGCGCCCGCGGCGGCGCCGAACGCGGCGGTTCGGGTGGAGAAGGCCACGAGCCACCTGCTCATGGGTCCCGACTGGGCCGTCAACCTCGAAATATGTGACATCATCAACGCCGACATCTG GCAAACAAAGGATGTGATAAAGGCAGTGAAAAAGAGATTGCAGAACAAGGACCCAAAGGTTCAATTCTATGCTTTGACG CTTTTGGAGACAATGATGAAGAACTGTGGTGAATATGTTCAGTTTGAAGTTGCTGAACAGCATGTTCTACAAGAAATGGTTAAAATTATCCAGAAGAAG AATGATATGCAAGTAAGGGGTAAGATATTATTACTTTTAGACTCCTGGCAAGAGGCATTTGGTGGACCTGGAAGTAAATACCCGCAATATCATTGGGCATATCTTGAAGTAAAG ACAACAGGTGTGGTGTTCCCAAGACGTCCTATAGATGCCCCACCAATATTTACTCCTCCTACACATAATTCTCAAACCTATGGTTCACCCAG CTTAGGGGACTTGAATAATATTCGAAATGTGACAGAGCTACTAAACGATATGGTGTATGCTTTGAACCCATCTGATCGTATG GCTGTTGAAGGTGAAATCATCGCAGATCTTGTGACCCAGTGTCGCACAAATCAACAAAAGCTTTTACAGTTTGTCAGTTCAACAGG GAACGAGCAGTTACTAAAGCAAGGACTAGAAATAAATGATCTCTTACAAAGTGTACTTTCAAAATATGATGCTATCGCCTCTGGTGCTCCTTTGGCTGTTGAAGCACCTGTGAGAGAGACAGTTGAGGCTCCTAGAGAGGCTCCTGCAGTGAAGGCATCTGCACCTCCTATTGTACATAATGATGCTGCtgatggagaagaagatgagttcACCCAGCTGGCGCAAAG GAAAAACAAATCTGTGGTAAGTAGCGTTGATGCATCATCAAGCACTGGGGACCTTGCCCTTGTACCCACTGACCCAGCAGGTTCAGAGTCCTCATCTTCTGTTGCAAGCAACGCATTGGTTCCTCTTGACCCAGCTCCCAGCAGTAGCACTGAATCAAAAGAGCTGGATATGATCGACCTTCTAAGCCTCACCTTGTGCAGCCCTACTCCTGAAACTTCTACTGATTCTTCAACACAGAATCATAATGGACCTCAGCAACCTACTGCTCCAAATGGGCAACAATATCCTTCTCCTATGCCACAATATCCAGCAAATGGGCAACAATATCCTTCTACTGTGCCACAATATCCTTCAAACTACCCGCCTCAGACAACAAACCAGGTATATACTCCACAAAACAGTAGTTATGTTGCACCTTGGGCCCAAACAGGAGCATATCCACCTCAGCCTCCATCATACGCATCTGGCTATCCAGCAGCACCATGGGCGTCTACTCCTGCAACCGTTGATTCTAATCCTTTCCTTTCGTCCGCGTACCAGGAGCCAAAGGAGCCACCGCATTCTCATGTTGCTTCTGTTGCCCAAACTGCCACCTATGCACCTCCCCCGGTTTCGTATGCCTCTCCTTCAGTGTCTTACGTACCCCCTGCAACCTCCCAGTCAATTCGACATTACAGTTCTGTGGGTTCTCCACCAAGCAATGGACTGAATGTGGCTCAAGCTAAGATGAATGGGAATCAACAACCAAAGGATTCCTCTGTCGCGGCTAGCAAACCATACTACCTACCTGATAATTTGTTCAGTGATTTGATTGACCTGAAGGGTTTCAGTGGTGGACACAAGATGGGTGGGCCCACTACCATGGGTAACTCAAATGGACTATGA